The Cyprinus carpio isolate SPL01 chromosome A10, ASM1834038v1, whole genome shotgun sequence nucleotide sequence AACCCAGTAGGTCAAAACTACTGCTATAAAATGTATCTGACTCCAGAGTCATCTAAAAGTGACTTCTTGTTCCTCAAGCCTTTTAGCCCGACAGGAACATCTTCCCGAAATAACATGAaggaaatggaaaacaaaacttTGACCCGGAGCCCAGCCAGCCACAGTCTTAAATGGTACAAGGATACGACCTTCCCAAATGAAGTaagtgataaaaataagaaaaaaatctcaaGTTTGTCCACTAGATGGAGAATTCTGATACTTGTTGTGTAACCCTGTGTCACCCTATAGCACCCTTCCTCAAATcatgccctggaggtccaatgcgctgcagagtttagctccaaccctgatcaaagtcacctgcctgtgattttataatgatcccaaagacattgattagcattgattagcatgctcagttgtgtttgattagggttagagctaaactctgcaggaaagtgtatctcgaggtccagatttgaggatccctgcccTATaggataataaaatgtaaataataacatgtaaattgtaatgtaatttgaaaacataaaatataaatgccAATGTACGAAATACACGaaggacaacaacaacaacaacaacaacatgtataGTATATACTAAAATACAACATAAGAAACAATACATAGCaattctgttttaaatacatttacggTGATGCATTAGTAAAGTCATTTAGTGCTTTAGTGACTGTTTTTGATGTATTCTGAGGCCTTTTCTCTTCTTGGCATATACATTATGTTTGTAGTACATTCTTTAACCTCTCATGTGTAAGTGGAGTAAatattttaactctttttttctccctctctctttgcaGCTTAAACAGGGAAACAAAGACCAAACCCTGACCAAGAACCAGCTCAATTATGCCTATAAAAGGTTATTAAAGTAAAAGCTGATTCTATCACTCTCTGTCCTCcatcctctctcactctctctcacatgcacaaAGCATCTGATgtgtccatgtttttatttttctagtaaTACTCCAATAAAGACAGGTAGGACACTGCAGTGCAGACTGATTCAGGACTCAGACAACAATGCTTACACATCTGTGCCACAGTACTGGACCTGGGGAAGAAGACCAGCTTCATACATAGGTTCCTTGTGATTTATCTGAATTGTTTATCCAATCATTTTTCTTTGTCATCTAAAACAGACTATAGGACCTCATCTAAGGGTGGAGGTTTTCCAAATCGCTCATGGACACGTTACAATCAACAGGATTCAGTTCAACCCTCACCAGACTATCAACAACTATCAATCAAGATGACTCAGTAATAACCAatgattttttcaaatgttttttccaGTTATATTTTTTATCTGCATATTACTTCCTGCATATATGTTGTGtatattttagttgtattatATGTACTATATGATTTGGCAACAACAGGACTTAAAAGTACtctgataattattatttatttatttttattttatttttttttttgctttttttcagttaattgcaGTATTTCTGAAAGCAATGCTTTAATTGTAATTATCCATATTGATGagaatatatgttatattttccTATTTTGTATTCCTCTCATTACCAAAATGTATAGAATTAATATAACTCTTTGGTCTTTCttcttgttaaaataataaataaataaataaataaataaaactgtttccaTTGCAGTGGTTCTTGCTGTGCCAAAAATTACAAGAAACATTAAGAGCACGATGATATAAAACCGTGCATCTCTTGGCTACATATAccaatgacagaaaaaaagtaagaGAGCAAGAATATGACTTTAAAGGCAGCTTTTGAATTTACTTAATCATTTAgctgacgcttttatccaaagcgacttgcaaatgaggacaatagaagcaatcaaaccaaccaaagagcaacaatatgtaagtgctgtgacaattCCCGTGTAGTCTAACCCTAACTCTCTAACACTAACTCGCTATTCTGTTTCTATTCTACCTTTTTattctttctatttattattaaaaacaaataaataaataaaaatggtgctGAACTTCATTCTTGTTGGATGACgcgaattattattattattattattattattcaatttgtcaagaaaaaataaataaaagtactttaaatatcaatacatttaatacatttaatactttcAACATCTGCAGCTGAACCACACATTACATATAGACTTTCATTAAGAACATTAATAAGGATTTTCGGTATTTCGCAACAAAGTCAAAAGTAGAGCAGAAAATACTAATCTTttactataactttttttttttggtcataaatatatttttatgcaaactTTTATCCTCCCACGATGTCGCTGCACTACTGATATTCACTTTATGGGAGGATGCAAGAACAgccatgctttttttctttcataatgcGGTTGGACGGAGGCATAGAGAGCAGCAGCTCTGCTGAATCTGATCAGCGGGCGGGATCCACGGCACGGCGCTATGGCGATGCACTGCTGGATGTTTTCAAGAAACCAAATACTCGCTCGTTTTGGAACATACTGCTATATTTCTTGTGAAAGACAATAAAAGGATTAACGTGCGCTCTGCAATGGATCCGTGGAGGGGAAGGCAGCTCAGTTTTGTCGTCCTCTCCGCGTTGTGGATTCTCGCCTCGGCTGTGACAAGATACTCCATCCCTGAAGAAATTCCAGTGGGCACCGTGATCGCAAATATTGCCACGGATTTGGGCCTTGACGCTCACAGTCTGTTGGAAAGAAAGGTAAAGCTGGATTATATTCATAGCAAAAAATACCTAGAAATAAACAAAGACACTGGGGAACTGTATATCGCTGAGAAAATTGACCGGGAGTATTTATGTCCGGCCAAAGCATCATCGTTTTGCTTTCTCAAGATGGACGTGATAATTGAGAATCCAATACGCATATTTAATATCGAATTGGAAATTATGGACATCAATGACAACGCGCCTCAGTTCAGAAGGGAGAGAATATCACTCGATGTTTCGGAATCGGCAACACCTGGAGAGAGATTTTCTATAACAAACGCGGTGGATGCTGATGTTGGAGAGAATTCAATCGAGACCTATTATCTGAGTGACAGTGACACGTTTACGATTGAAATCCAGTCTGGAAGTGACGGGACTAAATATGTCGACCTGGTGCTAAAAGCAAGTTTGGACAGAGAAAAGCAAGCCGTTCATACACTAACCCTCACCGCCGTGGACGGTGGCGTACCTGCGCGCTCAGGAACGGCCAGCATTATCGTTCAAGTGCTGGACACCAATGACAACGCCCCTCAGTTTGATCGACAAGTCTACTCGGTTGATCTCATTGAAAACGCACCAATCGGGACACTGATTATGCAGCTGAACGCAACCGATTTGGATGAGGGTGTCAATGCGGAGGTCATATACTCTTTCACTTTATACACATCTGAGGAAACACAAGAAAAGTTTTCTTTGGATCCCAGCAGTGGAGAAATAAGAGTTAAAGACATGATTGATTTTGAAGAAGTGAAGAGCTTTGAGATGTATGTTGAAGCCAAGGACAAGGCCGTGAATCCACTTTCTGGTCAGTGTAAAATTTTAGTGTTCATCACCGATCTAAACGATAACCATCCTGAGATTACGATAAAATCTTTTCAGTGTTTGATTAAAGAAAATGACCCTGTAGGGACAGTGATCGCTGTCATCAGTGTGAGCGACAGGGACTCTGGGGATAATGGTAAGGTTGTTCTCTCCATCCACAATGCTCCATCCACAATATTACCGTTTGCTCTTAATAAGTCATCTGAAGACTTTTTTGAGTTAACAGTCACAGAATCACTCGACCGCGAGGTCAAAAACAGTTATGAAATCACActtcatgtgactgacagaggaACCCCTCCTCTAACCGATAATGAAACAATCATTCTTACAATTCAAGACATTAATGATAACGCCCCATCGTTCCCTCAGTCCCTCTATACCATTCATCTAATGGAAAACAACGAACCCGGGATGTTGCTCGCATCTTTAACCGCCCATGACCCAGACTTGAACGAAAATCAGTATCTTGTTTACGTCATCATAGAAAAGGAGATCGCCAACACGTCAATGTCCATGCTGTTTTCCATCAATCCCGAGAACGGCAACCTCTACGCGTTATGCACATTTGACTATGAAAGAGAGAAGGAGTTTCTGTTTCACATTGAAGCTAGAGATTCTGGACTCCCTCCTCTTAGCAGTAATGTGACTGTACACATCATCATCCTGGACCAAAATGACAACACGCCACTTATAGTTTCTCCATGGCGTCCGCAAGGTGCTGTTATAGAAGAAGTAATCCCAAGGTCGAGCGATAAAGGATCCCTGGTCACCAAGGTCATTGCGTTGGATGCCGACTCCATGCAGAACTCTCGTATTACTTATCAGTTCCTCCAGATCACAGACACCACACTCTTCAGCCTTGACCAGTACAACGGTGAGATAAGAACCACTCGCATGTTCAGTTACAGAGACCCCAGACATCAGCACCTGGTCATCATAGCCAGAGACAACGGAGATCCTCCTCGCTCCGCCACGGTGACCATCAAGATCTCCACGGTGGAGCAAGTGGTCACGCAGTTTACTGAAACCACAGAGGTGCCTATCGAATATGACCTGTTCACTGATCTCAACCTGTATTTGCTGATCGGTTTGGGGTCAGTGTTGTTTCTTCTGCTCATAACCATCCTGGTGATCATCGTGCTGAAATGTCAAGAACCAGAACCTTCACAAGCGGCTCCTCAGGGTAGGAACAGTATCATCAGCCAGAGGAACTCCTCCACCATCGCTGACTCTACTCTCATCTCTAGTGATGCCTACTGGTACAGTCTGTTTCTGGCAGAGACTAGAAAAGGGAAGGTGGTGGTGCGGCAGCCACTTCCCAACGGAGCAG carries:
- the LOC109098438 gene encoding protocadherin alpha-C2-like, with product MDPWRGRQLSFVVLSALWILASAVTRYSIPEEIPVGTVIANIATDLGLDAHSLLERKVKLDYIHSKKYLEINKDTGELYIAEKIDREYLCPAKASSFCFLKMDVIIENPIRIFNIELEIMDINDNAPQFRRERISLDVSESATPGERFSITNAVDADVGENSIETYYLSDSDTFTIEIQSGSDGTKYVDLVLKASLDREKQAVHTLTLTAVDGGVPARSGTASIIVQVLDTNDNAPQFDRQVYSVDLIENAPIGTLIMQLNATDLDEGVNAEVIYSFTLYTSEETQEKFSLDPSSGEIRVKDMIDFEEVKSFEMYVEAKDKAVNPLSGQCKILVFITDLNDNHPEITIKSFQCLIKENDPVGTVIAVISVSDRDSGDNGKVVLSIHNAPSTILPFALNKSSEDFFELTVTESLDREVKNSYEITLHVTDRGTPPLTDNETIILTIQDINDNAPSFPQSLYTIHLMENNEPGMLLASLTAHDPDLNENQYLVYVIIEKEIANTSMSMLFSINPENGNLYALCTFDYEREKEFLFHIEARDSGLPPLSSNVTVHIIILDQNDNTPLIVSPWRPQGAVIEEVIPRSSDKGSLVTKVIALDADSMQNSRITYQFLQITDTTLFSLDQYNGEIRTTRMFSYRDPRHQHLVIIARDNGDPPRSATVTIKISTVEQVVTQFTETTEVPIEYDLFTDLNLYLLIGLGSVLFLLLITILVIIVLKCQEPEPSQAAPQGRNSIISQRNSSTIADSTLISSDAYWYSLFLAETRKGKVVVRQPLPNGAGFIVSSIPGSAALTETSASRSSTLQESSSDLP